A stretch of Cryomorphaceae bacterium 1068 DNA encodes these proteins:
- a CDS encoding gliding motility-associated C-terminal domain-containing protein → MDSRGNHDLNKDFFFTVNKVVFCELSMVMGDPKKILFLLITSLFFIESFSQCDESSQIVTYTSDGNNTLSSSIREDDGFSVCGSISESGETDYVLYQFQDELSPINAIRISSDFNDTGGPIVHTKLTNGNYVLAGYSLIGSQRHLKIVCFDQNNVLWQKRLAGSPESPRAIHALDNGGALLVGTSHTQSNGSSDAFAIEFDQNGNVIWKKGFGSTDNEHFYGALTSFDDLHLVVGNNATFSGTHRPIVATIDNTGSLVDYNLYTGAGLSLFSTVVRYDGHYYTGGYVQSGNRAGIIVKLDQSFEVIWSRRVEIGGFNNNYVSGIGVDENGSLFVSALNEGANSKLHYLRVDPSTGDLISAVTGTNDIPSNEVSVIGGYQISNPDEGMLSVSNVSSSGDFIIARTNECLTNSDCLENAEVSLLNYNLTRIDYSPGERILQEVFDIVEFEVSTADLPIASACDFVCAGDLSVPDVSGCVNEPIEMTFNLENDESEIQSYFWEFDDGSSSNAGDLTLTYPNEITQDYTLTITTANGCVYSASAVFTVSAAPELPDIETQVTLCEGEQFILDASDYPEWMITDSDGDEVDVFTGEETGTYIFNFSSACSTEQIDISIDQVVISDFIDFEDQSICTGSGIVIDIPNWGSVSAESDIQITLEANAPVTYEGDPLEFNFTEVGTYVLQIVGSILNCPIDEIVEIEVVSPPESFVQNNFNICEGDVIDLDFSDLPFTVLDSDGDVITSFQVSSGGTYIFTGQNACSGFEEIVIVNETVIDPPSFGNFEVLCQGQDTIAIGFTSSDYDYLWESGSQEPSILVIEPGQYEVLITDTTGICSASFVFQVNGFPFSPSEIFEFPAVDICLEGQTTVNFPPQFGPYTFSDTLVGLTYTATETETLSFTYSDGCFIYQDSLFISVASCLCPAWVPNVFTPDEDGLNDFFKPVVDCEVYDYRMLIFNRWGSEIFQSNNIDVPWRGESPNSDFYANTGVYVYMIVFNQKLDGLQVPQELTGTITLLR, encoded by the coding sequence ATGGATAGTAGGGGTAATCATGATTTGAATAAGGACTTTTTCTTCACTGTAAATAAAGTCGTATTTTGTGAACTTTCGATGGTGATGGGCGATCCTAAAAAAATACTCTTTCTTTTAATTACCTCTTTGTTTTTCATTGAGTCTTTTTCTCAATGTGATGAATCTTCTCAGATTGTAACGTATACTTCTGATGGAAATAACACTTTAAGTTCTTCCATTCGTGAAGATGACGGTTTTTCAGTTTGTGGTAGCATCAGTGAAAGTGGTGAAACCGACTATGTGCTCTATCAATTCCAAGATGAACTTAGCCCGATTAATGCAATTAGAATCAGCAGTGATTTTAATGATACAGGCGGACCGATAGTTCACACAAAACTGACCAATGGCAACTACGTTCTGGCAGGATATAGTCTCATAGGTAGTCAAAGGCATCTCAAAATAGTCTGTTTTGATCAGAACAACGTTTTGTGGCAAAAAAGACTGGCCGGCAGTCCTGAATCTCCTCGGGCGATTCACGCCCTGGACAATGGTGGAGCATTGTTGGTGGGTACTTCCCACACACAATCCAACGGATCTTCTGATGCGTTCGCGATAGAATTTGATCAAAACGGAAATGTCATTTGGAAGAAAGGATTCGGTAGTACTGATAATGAGCACTTTTACGGTGCACTAACTTCTTTTGATGATTTGCATCTGGTGGTGGGGAATAACGCGACTTTTTCAGGAACCCATCGACCTATTGTAGCTACCATTGATAACACAGGTAGTCTCGTTGATTACAATTTATATACAGGGGCAGGTTTGTCACTTTTCAGTACGGTCGTGCGCTACGATGGACACTATTATACGGGAGGATATGTTCAATCCGGTAATAGAGCCGGAATTATTGTCAAGCTTGATCAAAGTTTTGAAGTTATTTGGTCTCGAAGAGTAGAAATTGGAGGCTTTAACAATAACTATGTTTCAGGCATTGGTGTTGATGAGAACGGTTCCCTTTTTGTTTCAGCGCTCAATGAAGGAGCAAATTCAAAACTTCATTACCTAAGAGTCGATCCGAGTACGGGAGACTTAATTTCTGCTGTGACCGGCACTAATGATATTCCTTCAAATGAAGTCAGTGTTATTGGGGGGTATCAAATCTCAAATCCTGATGAAGGCATGTTGTCTGTTTCAAATGTTTCCAGCTCGGGAGATTTCATTATTGCGAGAACTAATGAATGCCTGACGAACAGCGATTGTCTTGAGAATGCAGAGGTGTCTTTATTGAATTATAACCTGACGAGAATAGATTATTCACCTGGCGAACGAATATTACAGGAGGTATTTGATATTGTTGAGTTTGAAGTTTCTACTGCTGACTTGCCCATCGCTTCGGCGTGCGATTTCGTTTGTGCGGGTGATTTATCTGTTCCCGACGTTTCCGGCTGTGTGAATGAACCGATTGAAATGACATTCAACTTGGAAAATGATGAATCAGAAATTCAATCCTACTTCTGGGAGTTTGACGATGGATCTTCATCCAATGCTGGGGATCTTACTTTGACCTACCCGAATGAAATCACCCAAGACTACACATTGACTATCACTACCGCAAATGGTTGTGTATACTCAGCAAGTGCGGTTTTTACGGTAAGTGCTGCCCCTGAACTTCCCGATATTGAAACGCAAGTCACTCTTTGTGAAGGCGAACAATTCATTCTTGATGCATCGGATTATCCTGAATGGATGATAACAGACTCCGATGGCGATGAGGTTGACGTCTTTACGGGTGAAGAAACGGGAACTTATATCTTCAACTTTTCTTCAGCATGTTCTACTGAACAGATTGATATTTCTATTGATCAAGTTGTAATTTCTGACTTCATCGATTTTGAAGATCAGAGCATTTGCACAGGCAGCGGTATTGTTATAGATATTCCAAATTGGGGGTCGGTTTCAGCAGAATCAGATATACAGATCACTTTAGAAGCTAACGCGCCTGTGACATATGAGGGAGATCCACTAGAATTCAACTTTACGGAAGTAGGAACTTACGTACTGCAGATAGTCGGCTCGATACTAAATTGCCCTATCGATGAAATTGTGGAAATTGAAGTCGTCTCGCCACCCGAATCATTCGTTCAGAATAACTTCAATATTTGTGAAGGCGATGTAATCGACCTCGACTTTTCTGATCTTCCCTTTACCGTCTTAGATTCAGATGGCGATGTGATTACGTCTTTTCAAGTATCTTCCGGTGGCACCTATATATTTACCGGTCAAAACGCGTGTTCCGGTTTTGAAGAGATTGTGATAGTAAACGAAACGGTTATTGATCCGCCTTCTTTTGGAAATTTTGAAGTTCTCTGTCAAGGACAAGACACGATAGCCATCGGCTTTACTTCTAGTGATTATGATTACTTGTGGGAATCCGGCTCCCAAGAGCCAAGTATTCTTGTGATTGAACCGGGACAATATGAAGTTTTGATTACTGACACCACGGGTATATGCAGTGCATCTTTTGTTTTTCAGGTCAATGGTTTTCCATTTTCACCTTCTGAGATATTCGAATTTCCCGCTGTGGATATCTGTCTGGAAGGGCAAACAACCGTCAACTTCCCGCCTCAATTCGGTCCTTACACTTTCTCTGACACCCTTGTAGGTTTGACATACACGGCTACCGAGACAGAGACTCTATCATTCACTTATTCTGATGGATGCTTTATCTATCAGGATAGTCTATTCATTTCAGTTGCTTCCTGCTTGTGTCCTGCATGGGTGCCTAATGTTTTCACTCCCGATGAAGATGGATTGAACGACTTTTTTAAGCCTGTTGTAGATTGTGAGGTATACGATTACCGAATGCTCATTTTTAATCGCTGGGGAAGTGAGATCTTTCAATCTAACAACATAGATGTGCCATGGAGAGGGGAGTCACCAAATTCTGATTTCTATGCCAACACAGGTGTCTATGTTTACATGATCGTATTTAATCAAAAACTTGATGGACTGCAGGTACCTCAAGAATTGACGGGCACCATTACCTTATTGAGATAA
- a CDS encoding T9SS type A sorting domain-containing protein has protein sequence MKHALLFTGAFFSAQILFGQTGTVADFQKVSAEAGNLQSTLSNDGGFGFVMESQDENRIFAAAPFNQNGEFLTIELNDDGSVSSELLVSAEDFSYFDGLNDAEFGAAVVDIGDINSDNLNELIVGAPGIDGGKLFALVSQAGTYQLEELFLPTEIEALSVRLGEYLAFEDGILFATSEHIAGNIYRFGVDISEGLALLETINIDHPLLSERLEAGDQFGSGLSITDVNQDGNMDIICGAPGDDDQDTNFGAVYLLYGSANETVAEVQKISRLEGDFGGFLNVDDEFGSSVRAIGDLDENGTIDLAVGAPGDDDGGTNIGSVWILFMHPDGWVINERKINRFEGNFTFDLATEDRLAARIATVGDLNGDGTIDIVVSAEGDDDGGTNRGAFYTIFIERCPAPSGDFDFEVNGAQVSFFAEGGEGYSYIWNFDDGGFSEAQNPVHTYQNTGTFMVCLAINNECGGDNFCENVQVTSLLSSIDFEREKIKLYPNPAASQLNLTGIPIGTEYRVTDITGKIVKAGIYENQNWLDVSAFNEGLYLLEINQKGQKVVKKFQVAR, from the coding sequence ATGAAACACGCTCTACTTTTCACAGGGGCTTTTTTTTCTGCCCAAATTTTATTCGGACAAACAGGTACAGTTGCCGATTTCCAAAAGGTTTCCGCTGAGGCGGGAAATCTTCAATCCACCCTATCTAATGACGGAGGGTTCGGTTTTGTGATGGAATCTCAGGATGAGAACCGAATATTTGCGGCAGCCCCTTTTAATCAAAACGGTGAATTCTTAACTATCGAATTGAACGATGACGGATCAGTGTCGTCTGAACTACTCGTTAGCGCTGAAGATTTTAGCTATTTCGATGGGCTCAATGATGCTGAATTTGGCGCTGCCGTGGTGGATATCGGAGACATTAATTCAGACAATTTAAACGAGCTCATTGTAGGTGCGCCTGGCATTGACGGCGGAAAGCTATTCGCACTTGTGAGTCAGGCAGGGACGTATCAATTGGAGGAGCTTTTCCTTCCAACGGAAATAGAAGCCCTATCGGTACGATTGGGCGAATACCTTGCTTTTGAAGATGGTATTCTCTTTGCCACATCTGAACACATTGCGGGAAATATTTATCGATTTGGAGTGGACATTTCAGAAGGATTGGCACTACTAGAGACCATAAATATTGACCACCCGTTATTGAGCGAACGCCTCGAGGCAGGAGATCAATTCGGAAGTGGATTGAGCATTACTGACGTGAACCAAGACGGAAATATGGATATCATATGCGGAGCTCCGGGAGACGATGACCAAGACACAAATTTTGGTGCGGTATATCTTCTTTACGGAAGTGCAAATGAGACGGTAGCAGAAGTTCAGAAGATTTCTCGTCTTGAAGGTGATTTCGGTGGATTCCTCAATGTGGACGATGAATTCGGCTCAAGCGTGAGAGCCATTGGTGATTTGGATGAAAACGGAACGATTGACTTGGCGGTAGGTGCTCCCGGCGACGATGACGGAGGAACAAACATCGGCTCGGTTTGGATTCTTTTTATGCACCCGGATGGATGGGTGATCAACGAAAGAAAAATCAATCGATTTGAAGGAAACTTCACTTTTGATCTGGCTACTGAAGATCGTTTGGCAGCTCGAATAGCTACCGTAGGAGATCTGAATGGAGACGGAACAATTGACATAGTTGTAAGCGCCGAGGGCGATGACGACGGCGGAACCAATCGCGGTGCTTTCTACACTATTTTCATCGAAAGATGTCCGGCCCCAAGTGGTGATTTCGATTTCGAAGTAAATGGAGCACAAGTGTCATTTTTTGCGGAAGGAGGAGAAGGCTACAGCTACATCTGGAACTTTGACGACGGGGGTTTCAGCGAAGCGCAAAATCCTGTACATACCTATCAAAACACGGGAACCTTTATGGTATGCCTGGCTATTAACAATGAGTGTGGAGGTGATAATTTTTGTGAGAACGTACAGGTGACAAGTCTTTTAAGCTCGATTGATTTTGAGAGAGAAAAGATAAAGCTCTACCCAAATCCCGCTGCATCTCAGCTGAATTTAACCGGGATACCCATTGGAACCGAGTATCGAGTGACAGACATTACGGGGAAAATCGTCAAAGCAGGGATTTATGAGAATCAGAATTGGCTTGATGTTTCCGCTTTCAACGAAGGCCTCTACCTTCTGGAGATAAACCAGAAAGGACAAAAAGTCGTGAAGAAATTTCAAGTGGCCAGATAG
- the rlmH gene encoding 23S rRNA (pseudouridine(1915)-N(3))-methyltransferase RlmH, whose protein sequence is MKIALAIIGQTDKGYLETGFKTFTARIKRYVPFEEVLIPEEKKWKKLGAEERKRQEAKALLWKLDSSDMVILLDEKGKQYTSEGFAEYLQKKMNAGPKRLVFVIGGAFGFDQSVYDQFPSQLAFSKMTFSHQMIRLFTAEQIYRAFTILNNEPYHNS, encoded by the coding sequence ATGAAAATTGCCCTTGCCATCATTGGCCAAACAGATAAAGGTTATTTGGAGACAGGCTTCAAGACCTTCACTGCCAGAATCAAGCGCTATGTGCCCTTTGAAGAAGTACTTATCCCCGAAGAAAAGAAATGGAAAAAGCTAGGTGCCGAAGAAAGGAAAAGGCAGGAAGCCAAGGCACTTCTATGGAAACTGGACAGCTCTGATATGGTGATTCTTCTCGATGAGAAGGGAAAACAATATACAAGTGAAGGATTTGCAGAATACCTGCAGAAAAAAATGAATGCAGGCCCGAAGAGGTTGGTTTTCGTCATAGGTGGTGCATTTGGTTTTGACCAATCGGTCTACGATCAATTTCCTTCGCAATTAGCCTTCTCAAAAATGACCTTTTCGCACCAAATGATCCGATTATTCACGGCTGAGCAAATCTACCGGGCTTTTACCATTCTGAATAACGAACCTTATCACAATTCGTAG
- a CDS encoding DUF4783 domain-containing protein yields the protein MKKLFLFLLIVMSLATAVGQEVEKDAISEAIKAGDPQKIALYFMPSVDLTVESAEGVYSKDQAEMIIRRFFEDHIPKGFALKHQGKSKLDDYYYIGTLTTEKGEYRLTFFLKKSEEKFRIKQMRIENTP from the coding sequence ATGAAAAAGCTGTTTTTATTTCTTTTGATCGTAATGTCTTTGGCCACTGCCGTAGGACAAGAAGTCGAAAAAGATGCCATATCAGAAGCCATCAAGGCAGGTGATCCACAAAAAATTGCCTTGTATTTTATGCCTTCTGTAGATCTTACGGTTGAATCGGCTGAAGGGGTATACAGTAAAGATCAGGCGGAAATGATCATTCGGAGGTTTTTTGAAGATCATATACCCAAGGGTTTCGCTCTGAAGCATCAAGGCAAGTCAAAGCTTGATGATTACTACTATATAGGAACCTTGACGACAGAGAAAGGGGAATATAGACTTACCTTCTTTTTAAAGAAGAGTGAAGAAAAATTTCGCATTAAGCAGATGCGAATTGAGAATACACCTTAA
- a CDS encoding glycosyltransferase has product MKLLFVIPSITNYFTFLEDLTHELIIRGHEVHLATSRKHIARIDAYRRGIECEVHHIDFPRALAPLKHISAGRQVNDLVQEIKPDLINIHFSAALFTTMLGKKDNWPASTGTIHGLGSPLIKGWRKYAISQAERWSSERVDEVFVLTQDDKEYLKEKAPKATVSVLNSFGMGCDLDRFDPKKISKETKQELRVENGVSKEDFVFIFIGRQTHFKGFDKVVLSFLQLKKKHQNIKLLLIGEKDRIHPTSKQQRFEKALKEDKDIVRVGWKENVQDYLAIADLNVFPSEREGLPVNLMESLSMGVPVITINSRGCKEVVRNNVDGLVLSNHDVEHLSSAMERLLVDREELSVLAKNAFEGRNRFSRQHFIDDQLKTYDRLLQKKH; this is encoded by the coding sequence ATGAAACTCCTCTTTGTCATCCCTTCCATTACCAATTACTTCACATTTCTGGAAGATTTGACCCATGAACTTATTATTCGTGGTCATGAAGTTCATTTGGCTACTTCGCGGAAGCATATTGCGCGTATCGATGCTTACCGAAGAGGTATTGAATGCGAGGTACACCATATAGATTTCCCGAGAGCTTTGGCCCCACTCAAACACATTTCAGCAGGGAGGCAGGTTAATGACTTGGTACAGGAAATCAAACCTGACTTAATCAATATTCACTTTTCGGCGGCCTTGTTTACTACCATGCTGGGAAAAAAGGACAATTGGCCTGCATCGACGGGTACTATTCACGGACTCGGATCGCCTTTGATCAAAGGTTGGCGAAAATATGCCATTTCTCAAGCCGAGAGGTGGAGTTCAGAAAGGGTAGATGAAGTGTTTGTTCTGACGCAAGACGACAAAGAATACCTCAAAGAAAAAGCTCCAAAAGCTACAGTAAGTGTTTTGAACTCTTTCGGGATGGGATGCGACCTAGATCGTTTTGATCCCAAAAAAATCAGCAAAGAGACCAAGCAGGAGCTTCGCGTTGAAAACGGAGTAAGCAAAGAAGATTTTGTGTTCATCTTCATCGGGAGACAAACTCACTTCAAAGGTTTTGACAAAGTGGTTTTGTCGTTTCTTCAATTGAAAAAGAAGCATCAGAACATCAAACTCCTACTTATTGGTGAGAAAGACCGAATACACCCTACCTCAAAGCAACAGCGCTTTGAAAAAGCACTTAAGGAAGACAAGGACATTGTAAGGGTTGGCTGGAAAGAAAATGTTCAAGATTACCTGGCAATTGCTGATCTAAATGTTTTTCCGAGTGAGCGTGAAGGATTGCCTGTGAACCTTATGGAGTCACTTTCAATGGGAGTCCCCGTAATCACAATCAATAGCCGTGGCTGCAAAGAAGTTGTGAGAAACAATGTGGATGGATTGGTATTATCCAATCACGATGTCGAACACCTGAGCTCAGCAATGGAAAGGCTATTGGTAGATCGAGAAGAATTGAGTGTCTTAGCAAAAAATGCCTTTGAAGGAAGGAACAGGTTTAGTCGACAGCACTTCATTGACGATCAATTGAAAACTTACGATCGCCTCTTGCAAAAAAAGCATTAA
- a CDS encoding glucosaminidase domain-containing protein, whose amino-acid sequence MLRKQVTLLLAFLISTLAMAEGDPNKRNTRAEYIAEWKDVAIEQMEKYGIPASITLAQAILESGDGNSELARDANNHFGIKCHDWQGKKVYHDDDKRNECFRKYRSAQESFDDHSVFLQRSRYSFLFDYKVTDYKSWAKGLKKAGYATNPKYPDLLIRLIEENNLAQYDNLEAKRNTKTKPSNTTKGASEEIVIEIQHGLQIQQSSNRIKYVVADANYSPEAFANRMDMGPWQIKKYNDLMDNETIKEGQLIYLQPKRGKNRDYDTHTVKEGETLRGISQKYGVKIKKILKHSELPPNYQIKPGDQLKLN is encoded by the coding sequence ATGTTAAGAAAGCAAGTTACTCTTCTACTGGCCTTCTTGATTTCTACTTTGGCAATGGCCGAGGGAGATCCCAATAAACGCAATACTCGTGCTGAATATATCGCGGAATGGAAGGATGTGGCAATCGAACAGATGGAGAAGTATGGTATTCCCGCGAGTATAACTTTGGCGCAAGCCATATTGGAGAGCGGAGATGGAAATAGCGAATTAGCTCGAGATGCCAATAATCACTTCGGAATAAAGTGCCACGACTGGCAGGGAAAAAAAGTTTACCACGATGATGATAAGCGAAACGAGTGCTTCCGAAAATACCGGAGCGCTCAAGAGAGCTTCGACGATCACAGCGTATTTCTTCAAAGAAGCCGCTACAGCTTTTTGTTCGACTACAAAGTGACTGATTACAAGTCATGGGCGAAGGGTTTAAAAAAAGCGGGATATGCCACCAACCCAAAGTATCCCGATTTATTGATCAGATTAATTGAAGAAAATAACCTAGCACAGTACGACAACCTCGAAGCTAAACGCAATACTAAAACCAAACCCTCGAATACCACGAAAGGGGCAAGCGAAGAGATCGTCATAGAAATTCAACACGGCCTACAAATTCAGCAGAGTTCAAATCGGATAAAATATGTGGTTGCGGATGCAAATTACTCTCCCGAGGCATTTGCCAACCGCATGGACATGGGCCCATGGCAAATAAAGAAATACAATGATTTGATGGATAATGAAACCATCAAAGAGGGTCAGCTCATTTATCTACAACCTAAAAGAGGTAAAAATCGAGATTATGACACCCACACCGTAAAGGAGGGGGAAACGCTGCGCGGTATATCACAGAAGTATGGGGTTAAAATCAAAAAGATTTTGAAGCACTCTGAACTGCCTCCAAACTACCAAATTAAGCCGGGAGATCAGTTAAAACTGAATTAA
- a CDS encoding pyridoxal-phosphate dependent enzyme, with protein sequence MKTFQLPSAEQDVPSAFLNEKGIRLTIKRDDLIHDEVSGNKWRKLKWNIDNALQSDRKTILTFGGAHSNHIAATAAAAQLHGLRSIGIIRGEEVDLNNPTLRKARENGMEIHRVSRSEFREIEDRDYIESLRHHFGPFYLIPQGGQNHYGVQGCSEIMSELTKDYDRIFVACGTATTLSGMALANKARAEIYGVSALKGGDFLIETVKYYVKKTFNDLETEEDILAKIHLITDSHFGGYAKIKPELIHFMRNFAEETGVKLDPVYTAKTGFAMFDFAKKIDLLKTENWLLIHSGGMQGIPAMEEREAIKIY encoded by the coding sequence ATGAAAACTTTTCAGCTTCCATCAGCCGAACAAGATGTACCCTCTGCATTTCTGAATGAAAAGGGCATTCGCCTTACTATCAAGAGGGACGACTTGATACACGATGAAGTATCAGGAAATAAATGGCGCAAACTGAAATGGAATATTGATAATGCCTTGCAAAGCGACAGGAAAACGATCTTAACTTTTGGCGGAGCACATTCCAATCACATTGCAGCTACTGCCGCCGCCGCTCAATTGCACGGACTCCGTTCTATTGGAATTATCAGAGGTGAAGAAGTCGACTTAAATAATCCCACCTTAAGGAAAGCACGAGAGAACGGAATGGAGATTCACAGAGTGAGTCGATCAGAATTTCGGGAAATTGAAGATCGTGATTATATCGAATCCCTTCGGCATCATTTTGGTCCGTTTTACCTTATTCCTCAAGGAGGTCAGAATCATTACGGTGTTCAAGGGTGCAGCGAAATCATGTCGGAATTGACAAAGGATTACGACAGAATTTTTGTGGCTTGCGGCACTGCAACTACCTTAAGCGGCATGGCTTTAGCAAATAAAGCCAGAGCTGAGATTTACGGCGTTTCAGCATTGAAAGGAGGTGATTTCCTCATTGAAACGGTCAAATATTACGTGAAAAAAACTTTTAATGACCTTGAAACCGAAGAAGACATCCTCGCTAAAATTCACTTGATTACCGACTCTCATTTCGGAGGCTACGCCAAGATTAAGCCCGAATTGATCCACTTCATGCGCAATTTCGCAGAAGAAACAGGCGTTAAACTTGATCCGGTTTACACCGCAAAGACAGGTTTCGCAATGTTCGATTTTGCAAAAAAAATCGATCTTTTAAAAACTGAAAATTGGTTACTTATTCACAGCGGAGGCATGCAGGGAATCCCTGCTATGGAAGAGCGGGAAGCAATAAAAATTTACTAG
- a CDS encoding ribonuclease HII: MLYLRFVARLKSFFQKGQIEAGCDEAGRGCLAGPVVAAAVILPKRWNHSLLNDSKKLTESQRMKVREAILKEVEYQSVGVCSHEEIDEINILNASFLAMHRALDGLPKLPDCILVDGNRFNPYQSINHFCIIKGDGIYKSIAAASVLAKTHRDALMIDLHREHPEYGWDRNKGYPTKSHRLAIAEIGASQYHRMSFALLPREVRKAT; encoded by the coding sequence ATGCTTTATCTTCGCTTCGTGGCAAGGTTAAAATCTTTCTTTCAAAAAGGTCAAATTGAGGCCGGGTGCGACGAAGCCGGGCGAGGGTGTTTAGCCGGGCCGGTGGTAGCTGCAGCCGTGATTCTTCCCAAAAGATGGAATCATTCGCTTCTGAATGACTCCAAAAAGTTGACGGAGAGCCAAAGAATGAAGGTGAGAGAAGCCATCTTAAAAGAGGTTGAATACCAATCTGTAGGGGTGTGTAGCCACGAGGAAATTGACGAAATCAATATCTTAAATGCATCTTTTTTGGCGATGCATAGAGCCTTAGATGGTTTGCCAAAACTGCCTGATTGCATATTAGTGGATGGAAACCGCTTTAATCCTTATCAATCGATCAATCATTTTTGCATTATCAAAGGTGACGGCATCTACAAGAGTATTGCAGCCGCATCGGTTTTGGCCAAAACACATCGAGATGCCTTGATGATAGACTTGCATCGTGAGCATCCTGAGTACGGATGGGATCGCAATAAGGGCTACCCAACAAAAAGCCATCGATTGGCTATTGCAGAGATTGGGGCCTCACAATACCATCGCATGTCTTTTGCACTGCTACCAAGGGAGGTAAGAAAAGCTACATAA
- the efp gene encoding elongation factor P codes for MANTSDIRNGLCIRHNGKLFFIVEFQHVKPGKGPAFVRTKLKNLENGKVVDHTFSAGHSIDPVRIEHRPYQYLYEEENGYHFMHTDTFEQIFLNKHMLEQPEYLQEEMVVTVIFNADDETPLSVELPSFIEATVTYTEPGVKGDTATNTMKPATIDTGAEIRVPLFIDIGDKIKVDTRKGEYNERVKD; via the coding sequence ATGGCGAATACCTCTGATATAAGAAACGGACTTTGCATCCGACACAATGGCAAATTGTTCTTCATCGTAGAATTTCAACACGTAAAACCTGGAAAAGGTCCTGCTTTCGTTCGGACGAAGCTTAAAAATCTCGAAAACGGAAAAGTAGTAGATCACACCTTTTCTGCAGGGCATAGTATTGATCCGGTTAGAATTGAGCACAGACCTTACCAGTACCTGTACGAAGAGGAGAATGGATATCATTTCATGCATACCGATACGTTCGAGCAAATCTTCTTAAATAAGCACATGTTGGAGCAGCCTGAGTATCTGCAGGAGGAAATGGTTGTGACGGTTATCTTCAATGCCGATGACGAGACTCCTTTATCAGTTGAGCTTCCATCTTTTATTGAAGCCACAGTTACCTACACTGAGCCGGGAGTAAAAGGAGATACGGCAACGAATACCATGAAGCCCGCTACAATTGATACAGGCGCTGAAATTCGCGTACCACTTTTCATCGACATCGGAGATAAAATCAAAGTTGATACCAGGAAAGGAGAGTACAACGAGCGAGTTAAGGATTAA
- a CDS encoding ATP-binding cassette domain-containing protein has protein sequence MFEIDLKKAGKRYNSEWIFKNLSATFRSGSATVILGGNGSGKSTALRSVFGYAPLSSGEIAYQFDGKNIKQSEAYKYFSICAPYLELYEELTLEELAKFHFSLKPALPKISIADFSELIDLKSAADKPVKYFSSGMKQRVRIGLAMMSDVKAIYFDEPTSNLDRKAIDWYRSTIEEFRMDRIILVASNQQEDEYFFCDEKIEIEKFKPI, from the coding sequence ATGTTTGAGATTGATCTCAAGAAAGCCGGAAAGCGCTACAACAGCGAGTGGATTTTTAAGAATCTCAGCGCGACATTTCGATCGGGAAGTGCAACGGTTATTTTAGGTGGAAACGGATCGGGAAAAAGCACGGCGCTCAGATCTGTTTTTGGCTACGCCCCTCTCAGCTCGGGAGAAATCGCCTATCAATTTGACGGCAAAAACATAAAACAATCAGAAGCATACAAGTATTTCAGCATATGCGCGCCATACTTGGAGCTCTATGAAGAGCTCACACTCGAAGAATTAGCCAAGTTTCATTTTTCACTAAAGCCAGCTCTTCCGAAAATTTCAATAGCTGATTTCTCGGAACTAATAGATCTCAAAAGTGCTGCTGATAAGCCCGTCAAATACTTTTCATCCGGTATGAAGCAGCGCGTTAGAATCGGTTTAGCAATGATGAGCGATGTAAAAGCCATCTACTTTGATGAGCCTACGAGCAATCTGGACCGAAAAGCAATTGATTGGTACCGAAGCACTATTGAAGAATTCCGAATGGACAGAATAATACTCGTAGCTTCGAATCAACAAGAGGACGAATACTTCTTTTGTGATGAAAAAATTGAAATTGAGAAATTCAAGCCTATCTAA